A stretch of Desulfovibrio sp. TomC DNA encodes these proteins:
- a CDS encoding chemotaxis protein CheA codes for MSDFDPSIGLYVEETRELLGELERGLLELETSPGDAERLDACFRAMHTIKGGGAMFGFDEISRFTHDVETVLDRVRSGELPMTKELLTLTLEAKDHILSLLEAPRDSAGTELRAASDALLASFAAYLPAGSHAAEAAEAAKTAQHVHLPSETDIYACPSLSGPPGIYWVRLRPAPAMLHTGNDPVRLLAEMDTMGLIRVLRHGPIPGLDEADYDPEAVYGVFDLLVCTPCSSESLRDVFIFVEGDSDVSIHRVYTGTLRSSDLDELLATLIGQDATDSDTVRRHLEAAFAAKAAVIETAKLKAQTQNIQHDPGKPAPARQPAAAAAATLRVDAGRLDSLVSMVGELVILQSRLRQAAKARDLTTVTEVDEDLERLTDNLRDVALGLRMLPIGSVFSQFTRLTRDLAESLGKDVEFVAHGGETELDKTVIDRIKDPLVHLLRNSLDHGLEPPADREAAGKTRRGRITLSAAHSAGNVVITIADDGHGIDPAIVRRKAIERGLIAADAEPTEKELLDCIFMPGFSTAATVSDVSGRGVGMDVVKRNIEALRGTVELDSVLGKGTTVTIRLPLTLAIIDGFNVMVGGDSFIVPLVNLRGFQERFVANAVRTVETLERMGEMVPVVSLRRLFAVPGEQPGYERVVMTETEGEMVGFCVDRVIGRQQAVIKSLDDCYRHLKWISGTTINGDGSISLILDVPQLVRFVRAREESRLHGSEPFRTLPQ; via the coding sequence ATGTCGGATTTTGATCCGTCCATTGGACTTTATGTCGAGGAGACCCGGGAACTGCTGGGCGAACTTGAGCGCGGTCTGCTTGAACTGGAAACCAGTCCCGGCGATGCGGAACGGCTGGACGCCTGCTTTCGGGCCATGCACACCATCAAGGGCGGCGGCGCGATGTTCGGTTTCGACGAAATATCCCGCTTCACCCACGATGTCGAAACCGTCCTGGACCGGGTGCGCTCCGGCGAACTGCCCATGACCAAAGAGCTTTTGACCCTGACTCTGGAGGCCAAGGACCATATTCTGTCCCTGCTCGAAGCGCCCAGGGACAGCGCGGGGACGGAGTTGCGCGCAGCCTCCGATGCCCTGCTCGCCTCCTTTGCCGCCTACCTGCCTGCCGGCAGCCACGCAGCCGAAGCTGCCGAAGCTGCCAAAACCGCCCAGCATGTTCACCTGCCGAGCGAAACCGATATCTATGCCTGTCCGTCCCTATCCGGCCCCCCCGGCATCTACTGGGTGCGGCTTCGCCCTGCGCCGGCCATGTTGCATACCGGCAACGATCCTGTTCGTCTGCTGGCAGAAATGGACACCATGGGCCTGATACGCGTCCTACGTCACGGTCCCATCCCTGGCCTCGACGAAGCCGACTACGACCCCGAGGCCGTTTATGGCGTTTTCGACCTGCTTGTATGTACCCCCTGCAGCAGCGAAAGCCTGCGGGATGTCTTCATCTTCGTGGAAGGCGATTCCGATGTCTCCATCCACCGCGTATACACCGGCACCCTTCGCAGCAGCGACCTTGACGAACTGTTGGCAACGCTCATCGGTCAGGATGCAACCGACAGCGACACGGTCCGCCGCCACCTGGAGGCCGCTTTTGCCGCCAAGGCAGCAGTTATCGAAACCGCTAAGCTCAAAGCCCAGACGCAAAATATCCAGCACGACCCGGGCAAACCCGCTCCTGCGCGACAGCCTGCAGCGGCCGCTGCGGCCACCTTGCGCGTGGACGCCGGCCGGCTGGACAGTCTGGTGAGCATGGTCGGTGAACTGGTCATCCTGCAATCCCGTTTGCGGCAGGCCGCCAAGGCCCGGGACCTGACCACCGTGACCGAGGTGGATGAGGATCTTGAGCGCCTGACCGACAACCTGCGTGATGTGGCCCTGGGCCTTCGCATGCTGCCCATCGGCTCGGTGTTCAGCCAGTTCACCCGGCTGACCCGCGATCTGGCCGAGAGTCTCGGCAAGGACGTGGAATTCGTGGCCCATGGCGGCGAAACCGAGTTGGACAAGACTGTGATTGACCGCATCAAGGACCCGCTCGTCCATCTGCTGCGCAACAGTCTTGACCATGGCCTGGAGCCGCCCGCCGACCGGGAGGCTGCCGGCAAGACCCGGCGTGGACGCATTACTCTCTCGGCCGCGCACTCGGCCGGCAATGTGGTCATCACCATTGCCGACGACGGGCACGGCATTGATCCGGCGATCGTGCGCCGCAAGGCCATCGAGCGCGGGCTGATCGCCGCGGACGCCGAACCCACGGAAAAAGAACTCCTCGACTGTATCTTCATGCCGGGCTTTTCCACCGCCGCCACAGTGTCCGACGTGTCCGGCCGGGGCGTGGGCATGGATGTGGTCAAACGCAACATCGAGGCCCTTCGCGGCACCGTCGAACTCGACAGCGTTCTGGGCAAAGGGACCACCGTTACCATCCGGCTGCCCCTGACCCTGGCCATCATCGACGGCTTCAACGTCATGGTGGGCGGCGATTCCTTCATCGTCCCCCTGGTCAACCTGCGGGGCTTCCAGGAACGGTTCGTGGCCAATGCGGTGCGCACGGTGGAAACCCTGGAACGTATGGGTGAAATGGTGCCGGTGGTCAGCCTGCGCCGGCTGTTTGCCGTTCCCGGTGAGCAACCAGGTTACGAACGGGTGGTCATGACCGAGACCGAAGGCGAGATGGTGGGGTTTTGCGTGGATCGGGTCATCGGCCGGCAACAGGCCGTCATCAAGAGCCTGGACGACTGCTACCGCCATCTCAAGTGGATTTCCGGCACAACCATCAATGGGGACGGCAGCATCTCGCTTATCCTCGATGTCCCCCAACTCGTCCGATTCGTGCGCGCTCGTGAAGAGAGCCGCTTGCATGGAAGCGAACCCTTTCGTACACTCCCGCAGTAG
- the bioF gene encoding 8-amino-7-oxononanoate synthase, protein MSTSFFGKYIVPEAATLRNSDSYRTIPPVDDGAAREVLYSGTRLLNLASNNYLGLSSHPELIEASAKGLARHGCSSGASRLITGNFALAETLEAELATFKYQEAALVTGSGYAANLAVFSALADRRTAVFSDRLNHASIVDGILLSGARMVRYRHLDMDHLERLLQREALVEKKIIVTDTVFSMDGDVAPLARLVELGKAHGALIVVDEAHAMGVLGRGRGLAAALGLSDDVDVHVGTLSKALGSLGGYVAARIETIELLRNRGRSFIFSTALPPAVLAASLAALRHIKSNHGLGARLMRLSKEVRDHLISLGFDTMGSTTQIIPVACGRNRVALHAQALLRGEGLLVAAVRPPTVPQGSARLRLSLRADLTDDDLKRIRLGFSRLRVSFFP, encoded by the coding sequence ATGAGCACATCCTTTTTCGGTAAATATATCGTCCCCGAAGCAGCCACGCTTCGCAACTCGGACAGCTATCGGACCATCCCGCCAGTCGATGACGGTGCGGCCCGGGAAGTCCTCTATTCGGGCACCCGGCTGTTAAATCTCGCCTCCAACAACTACCTGGGGCTTTCCAGCCACCCCGAACTCATTGAAGCCTCGGCCAAGGGACTGGCCCGTCACGGCTGCTCGTCCGGGGCCTCGCGGCTGATCACCGGCAACTTCGCCCTGGCCGAAACCCTGGAAGCGGAACTGGCCACCTTCAAATACCAGGAAGCGGCCCTGGTCACCGGCAGCGGCTATGCCGCCAATCTGGCCGTTTTCTCTGCCCTGGCCGACCGCCGCACCGCGGTATTCTCCGACCGCCTCAACCATGCCAGCATCGTCGACGGCATCCTGCTGTCCGGGGCGCGGATGGTGCGCTACCGCCACCTGGACATGGACCACCTGGAGCGGTTGCTGCAACGTGAGGCCCTGGTCGAAAAAAAGATCATCGTCACCGACACGGTGTTCAGCATGGACGGCGACGTGGCCCCCTTAGCGCGATTGGTCGAGCTTGGCAAAGCCCACGGGGCGCTCATCGTGGTGGACGAGGCCCACGCCATGGGGGTGCTGGGTCGGGGGCGTGGACTGGCGGCGGCCCTGGGGTTGTCCGACGATGTGGACGTCCATGTGGGGACGCTCTCCAAGGCGCTGGGGTCTCTTGGCGGCTATGTGGCCGCCCGGATCGAGACCATCGAACTTCTTCGCAACCGGGGCCGCTCGTTCATTTTTTCCACGGCCCTGCCGCCGGCCGTACTGGCCGCCTCCCTGGCCGCCCTGCGCCACATCAAGTCCAACCACGGCCTGGGCGCGCGGCTTATGCGCCTGTCCAAGGAAGTGCGCGACCACTTAATCAGCCTGGGCTTTGACACCATGGGCTCCACCACCCAGATCATTCCCGTGGCCTGCGGCCGAAACCGGGTGGCCCTGCATGCCCAGGCCTTGCTGCGCGGCGAAGGATTGCTGGTCGCCGCCGTGCGTCCGCCAACCGTTCCCCAGGGCTCGGCCCGGCTTCGCCTGTCGCTTCGGGCCGATCTGACCGACGACGACCTCAAACGCATCCGCCTCGGTTTTTCCAGGCTCCGGGTTTCCTTTTTCCCATGA
- a CDS encoding alpha/beta fold hydrolase: protein MTDTLFCSGFAGPETLFPGLSGRWRFAAPFLDGDEAAIVAFLRASPGRVLGGWSTGAHIILKHAPELLPRFERVVLLSPFLRFADCFPPRLTRAMAAGLARAPEETVRGFWTNCGIKGSPAWNPAWAAPLAAALNYLLSSEANPTPVAAGHVIVVSGETDRIVRPAAVDNVLAALPGATHVVHPGGHFPAVALLASLLWP from the coding sequence ATGACCGACACGCTGTTTTGTTCCGGCTTTGCCGGTCCCGAGACGCTTTTTCCCGGCCTCTCGGGGCGCTGGCGCTTTGCCGCGCCGTTTCTCGATGGCGACGAGGCGGCCATCGTGGCCTTTTTGCGCGCCTCCCCGGGCCGCGTTCTCGGCGGCTGGTCCACCGGGGCGCACATCATCCTCAAGCACGCCCCCGAACTATTGCCGCGCTTTGAACGGGTGGTGCTTCTCTCCCCGTTCCTGCGCTTTGCCGACTGTTTCCCGCCGCGCCTGACCCGGGCCATGGCCGCTGGCCTGGCGAGAGCCCCCGAAGAGACCGTGCGCGGCTTTTGGACAAACTGCGGCATCAAAGGCTCCCCAGCCTGGAATCCGGCCTGGGCCGCACCACTCGCCGCTGCCCTAAACTATCTGCTGAGTTCCGAGGCCAACCCCACACCCGTGGCCGCCGGCCATGTCATCGTCGTCTCGGGCGAAACCGACCGCATCGTGCGCCCGGCCGCCGTGGACAACGTCCTGGCCGCCCTGCCCGGGGCGACGCACGTGGTCCATCCCGGCGGCCATTTCCCTGCGGTTGCCCTGCTGGCGAGCCTGCTGTGGCCCTGA
- a CDS encoding response regulator encodes MAKRIMTVDDSASVRQMVAFTLKKEGYDVIEACDGKDALSKLTGTIDMVLTDLNMPNLDGIGLIKGIRAQAAYKFIPVVMLTTESQAGKKAEGKSAGATGWIVKPFTPDQLLAVVKKVLR; translated from the coding sequence ATGGCTAAGCGTATCATGACTGTGGATGATTCGGCCAGCGTCAGGCAAATGGTGGCCTTTACGCTGAAAAAGGAAGGCTACGACGTCATCGAAGCTTGTGACGGCAAAGATGCCTTATCCAAACTCACCGGCACCATTGACATGGTCCTCACCGACCTCAATATGCCCAATCTTGACGGCATCGGTCTGATCAAGGGCATTCGGGCTCAGGCTGCCTACAAATTTATCCCGGTCGTCATGCTGACCACCGAATCCCAGGCCGGCAAGAAGGCCGAAGGGAAATCCGCCGGAGCAACCGGTTGGATCGTCAAACCATTCACCCCGGACCAGCTCCTGGCCGTGGTCAAGAAAGTGCTGCGCTAA
- a CDS encoding methyltransferase domain-containing protein — protein MSADIRRRFDRAGASYEAAAVVQARVAEGLAGLCPERLTGRVLEIGTGSGLLTRLLAPRLAAGGLYVALDLSPGMLSHAALPADVGRLAANGEAVPFAPGTFDFLASASAMHWYADPAASIAANVRLLRPGGGFALAVYVAGTLGELEEASRATGFGSVYPMRPASYYRDMLKSLPGVVWQMEETRHTVVHDSVRALLKSLKGAGVTHTAGRRAASPGRYREFVRYYEAHFGADGGVAANYHVAVVTGSRPAAPVC, from the coding sequence ATGTCTGCCGATATCCGTCGCCGTTTCGACCGGGCCGGGGCCAGCTACGAGGCCGCCGCCGTTGTCCAGGCCCGGGTGGCCGAGGGTCTGGCCGGGCTGTGCCCCGAGCGCCTGACCGGCCGGGTGCTGGAGATCGGAACCGGCAGCGGCCTGCTCACCCGCCTGCTCGCCCCGCGGCTGGCTGCCGGCGGTCTGTACGTAGCCCTTGACCTGTCGCCCGGGATGCTCAGCCATGCCGCCCTGCCGGCAGATGTGGGCCGGCTGGCCGCCAATGGCGAGGCCGTCCCCTTTGCCCCGGGGACGTTTGATTTCCTGGCCTCGGCCTCGGCCATGCACTGGTACGCCGATCCGGCCGCCTCGATTGCGGCCAATGTGCGGCTCTTGCGGCCCGGCGGCGGCTTTGCCCTGGCCGTGTACGTGGCCGGAACGCTGGGAGAGCTGGAAGAGGCGTCGCGGGCCACGGGCTTTGGCTCGGTCTATCCCATGCGCCCGGCGTCGTATTACCGGGACATGCTCAAAAGCCTGCCCGGCGTGGTCTGGCAGATGGAGGAGACGCGCCACACGGTTGTCCACGACAGCGTGCGGGCACTCTTAAAAAGCCTCAAGGGTGCTGGCGTGACCCACACGGCCGGCCGGCGCGCGGCCAGTCCGGGGCGGTATCGGGAGTTCGTGCGGTATTATGAGGCGCACTTTGGTGCGGATGGGGGCGTGGCGGCGAACTACCACGTGGCCGTGGTGACCGGCTCTAGGCCAGCAGCCCCCGTTTGTTGA
- the murA gene encoding UDP-N-acetylglucosamine 1-carboxyvinyltransferase, which yields MDKLLIRGGKPLHGPIRVSGSKNAALPILLAAPLLTKQAVVHNVPRLRDIHTTLKLNDILGCPSTFEGNTVTMEPSTTLNPEAPYDLVRTMRASVLVLGPLLARTGHARVALPGGCAIGARPVNLHLTALEKMGATFTLEAGYIEGRCDGLTGADIIFDFPTVGGTENLLMAASLAQGTTVLENAAREPEVADLADFLNAMGARITGHGTSVITIEGVPSLGGGVYSVMPDRIEAATYMIAAAITDGELRLECCPFMELDAVVSKLREMGVAIEATNAGVVVRRREQLIGVDVATQPYPGFPTDVQAQIMSLMCVAMGSSSIRETIFENRFMHVQELVRLGAQVRTSSQTAFIRGAKGLTGAPVMASDLRASASLVLAGLAAQGETLIQRVYHLDRGYEAMEVKLRNVGADIERIA from the coding sequence ATGGATAAACTGCTCATCCGGGGCGGCAAGCCCCTTCATGGTCCCATCCGGGTCAGCGGCTCGAAAAACGCCGCCCTGCCCATCCTCCTTGCCGCGCCGCTGCTCACCAAGCAGGCTGTGGTCCACAATGTGCCCCGCCTGCGCGACATCCATACCACCCTCAAACTCAACGACATCCTCGGCTGTCCCTCCACCTTCGAGGGCAATACCGTCACCATGGAACCGTCCACGACGTTAAATCCGGAGGCCCCCTACGATCTGGTGCGCACCATGCGCGCCTCGGTGCTCGTCCTTGGTCCGCTTCTGGCCCGCACCGGCCACGCCCGGGTCGCCCTGCCCGGCGGCTGCGCCATTGGCGCCCGGCCGGTCAACCTGCACCTGACCGCCCTGGAAAAGATGGGAGCCACCTTCACCCTGGAGGCCGGCTATATCGAAGGCCGTTGCGACGGCCTGACCGGGGCGGATATCATTTTCGACTTCCCGACCGTCGGCGGCACGGAAAACCTGCTCATGGCCGCCAGTCTGGCCCAGGGCACAACGGTCCTGGAAAATGCCGCCCGTGAGCCGGAAGTGGCTGATCTGGCCGATTTCCTTAACGCCATGGGGGCCAGGATCACCGGGCACGGCACCTCGGTCATCACCATTGAGGGCGTTCCAAGCCTTGGCGGCGGCGTCTACAGCGTCATGCCCGATCGCATCGAAGCCGCCACCTACATGATCGCGGCAGCCATCACCGATGGCGAACTGCGCCTGGAGTGCTGCCCGTTTATGGAACTCGACGCCGTGGTCTCCAAGCTTAGGGAGATGGGCGTTGCCATCGAGGCCACCAATGCCGGCGTGGTGGTGCGCCGCCGCGAACAGCTCATTGGCGTGGATGTGGCAACCCAGCCCTATCCCGGTTTTCCCACCGACGTACAGGCGCAGATCATGTCGCTTATGTGCGTGGCCATGGGGTCCAGCTCCATCCGCGAAACCATTTTCGAAAACCGCTTCATGCATGTCCAGGAACTGGTCCGCCTGGGCGCGCAGGTCCGCACCTCCTCCCAGACCGCCTTTATCCGGGGAGCCAAGGGCCTCACCGGCGCGCCGGTCATGGCCTCCGATCTGCGGGCCAGCGCCTCGCTGGTCCTGGCTGGTCTGGCCGCCCAGGGCGAGACGCTCATTCAGCGCGTGTACCATCTGGATCGGGGCTATGAGGCCATGGAAGTGAAACTTCGTAACGTCGGGGCGGATATCGAGCGCATTGCCTGA
- the bioA gene encoding adenosylmethionine--8-amino-7-oxononanoate transaminase, with amino-acid sequence MSHVVGKEAMRIWHPCTQMKDHENYPPVFIDRGQGIYLYDREGRAYIDAISSWWVNLFGHANPRITRAVGEQLARLEHVIFAGCTHGPAEELATRLLAVVPAGLSRVFFADNGSCAVEAALKMSHASWRNLGHPEKCRFIYLTNGYHGETAGALGVCGDALYAAPFAPLVVPQIEVAGPVCHACPCGKTRQTCQAECFGPMQAAIEANAEVLSGIIIEPLVQCAGNFHMHPPAYLSRLRRAATAAGCHLIADEIAVGFGRTGTMFACEQADVSPDFLCLSKGITSGTLPLSCVLTTDAVFDAFYHDYAEDKAFLHSHSYTGNPLACAAACETLRIFEEDDVIAANKPKIAHLQAAVRERFAGHRHVSDIRSTGWITAVSLAADPEKGTAFDGRERTGFRIYREAIKRGAWLRNLGDMIYFMPPYVITLEEIDKLTDIAFDAVEAVLG; translated from the coding sequence ATGTCTCACGTTGTCGGGAAGGAGGCCATGCGGATCTGGCATCCCTGCACCCAGATGAAGGACCACGAGAATTATCCTCCCGTCTTTATCGACCGGGGTCAAGGGATTTACCTCTATGACCGGGAGGGCCGGGCCTATATCGACGCCATTTCCTCGTGGTGGGTCAACCTCTTTGGTCATGCCAATCCCCGCATCACCCGGGCGGTGGGTGAGCAACTGGCTCGTCTCGAGCATGTCATTTTCGCCGGCTGCACCCACGGCCCGGCCGAAGAACTGGCCACGCGCCTTTTGGCCGTGGTCCCGGCCGGACTTTCCCGGGTCTTTTTTGCCGACAACGGCTCTTGCGCCGTGGAAGCGGCGCTCAAAATGAGCCACGCCTCCTGGCGCAACCTGGGCCATCCGGAGAAGTGCCGGTTTATCTACCTCACCAACGGCTACCACGGCGAGACGGCCGGGGCCTTGGGCGTGTGCGGCGATGCGCTCTATGCCGCGCCCTTTGCCCCGCTGGTTGTGCCGCAAATCGAGGTGGCCGGGCCGGTGTGCCATGCCTGTCCCTGCGGCAAAACCCGCCAGACTTGCCAGGCCGAGTGTTTTGGTCCCATGCAGGCGGCCATCGAAGCCAACGCCGAGGTACTCTCCGGGATCATCATCGAACCGCTGGTGCAGTGCGCCGGCAATTTCCACATGCACCCGCCGGCCTACCTGTCCAGGCTGCGTCGGGCGGCCACGGCCGCCGGCTGCCATCTGATTGCCGACGAGATCGCCGTGGGCTTTGGTCGCACCGGCACCATGTTCGCCTGCGAGCAGGCCGACGTGTCGCCGGATTTCCTGTGCCTGTCCAAGGGCATCACCAGTGGCACGCTGCCGCTGTCGTGCGTTTTGACCACCGACGCAGTCTTTGACGCCTTTTACCACGACTACGCCGAGGACAAGGCCTTCCTGCACAGTCACAGCTATACGGGCAATCCGCTGGCCTGCGCCGCCGCCTGCGAGACCCTGCGCATTTTTGAGGAAGACGACGTGATCGCGGCCAACAAGCCCAAGATCGCCCATTTGCAGGCGGCCGTGCGCGAGCGTTTTGCCGGACATCGCCACGTGTCCGACATCCGGTCCACCGGCTGGATCACGGCCGTCTCCCTGGCCGCCGACCCGGAAAAAGGCACGGCTTTTGACGGGCGGGAGCGCACCGGCTTTCGCATCTACCGCGAGGCCATCAAGCGCGGGGCTTGGTTGCGAAATCTCGGCGATATGATCTATTTCATGCCGCCGTATGTGATTACTCTGGAAGAAATCGACAAGCTGACCGACATCGCGTTCGATGCGGTCGAGGCGGTGCTCGGATGA
- the bioD gene encoding dethiobiotin synthase — MTRYFITGTGTGIGKSYFSALFAQKLTAEGQTVRYIKPVATGFPEDDDAAFVAKQAGLTAADAVTLYTAAEPASPCFVFDPFPFAECVGRIEALSADRDAVLVESAGGLAVPLGQRRYNYHFALELGLEVILVVPNRLGCLSDAIVYGHFAKRHKLALSAIALNDHFAANAREADRNAAVIAEHYTSQTMYRFDAAFM; from the coding sequence ATGACGCGCTATTTCATTACCGGAACTGGAACCGGCATCGGCAAATCGTATTTTTCGGCCCTTTTCGCCCAAAAGCTCACAGCCGAGGGCCAGACGGTGCGCTACATCAAACCCGTGGCCACCGGGTTTCCCGAGGATGATGACGCAGCCTTTGTGGCCAAGCAGGCGGGACTTACTGCCGCAGACGCGGTGACACTCTACACGGCCGCCGAACCGGCCTCGCCGTGTTTCGTCTTTGACCCGTTTCCCTTTGCCGAATGCGTGGGCCGGATCGAGGCCTTAAGCGCGGACCGCGACGCGGTGCTGGTCGAAAGCGCCGGCGGGCTGGCCGTGCCCCTGGGCCAGCGGCGCTACAACTATCATTTCGCCCTGGAACTGGGCCTGGAAGTGATCCTGGTCGTGCCCAACCGCCTGGGCTGCCTGTCCGACGCCATCGTCTACGGCCATTTCGCCAAGCGCCACAAGCTGGCGCTGTCGGCCATCGCCCTAAACGACCATTTCGCAGCCAACGCCCGCGAGGCCGACCGCAACGCGGCAGTCATTGCCGAGCATTATACGAGCCAGACGATGTATCGGTTTGACGCGGCATTTATGTAG
- a CDS encoding 2-amino-3,7-dideoxy-D-threo-hept-6-ulosonate synthase, whose product MTIGKSIRLERIINRDTGRTIIVPLDHGVTVGPIAGIADMRETVTNIVAGGANAVLMHKGVVRCGHRARGRDVGLIIHLSASTSLSPFPNAKTLVCTVEEGMRLGADAVSVHVNLGDATEARMLDDMGRVTEAAVSWGIPVLAMMYARGPKISNEFDADVVAHCARVGNELGADIVKVPYTGDPDSFAKVVAGCCVPVVIAGGPKTDTTRGFLTMIADSVMAGGSGLSVGRNIFQDPDPAKLLAAVTAIVHEGKSVDAAMEMLGRGE is encoded by the coding sequence ATGACCATCGGCAAATCCATCCGTCTTGAGCGCATCATCAACCGCGACACCGGCCGGACCATCATCGTGCCACTCGATCACGGCGTCACCGTCGGTCCCATCGCGGGCATCGCCGACATGCGCGAGACCGTGACCAACATTGTGGCCGGCGGAGCCAATGCCGTGCTCATGCACAAGGGCGTTGTGCGCTGCGGCCACCGGGCGCGCGGCCGCGACGTCGGGCTGATCATCCATCTCTCAGCCAGCACCAGCCTGTCCCCCTTCCCCAACGCCAAGACCCTGGTGTGCACGGTGGAAGAAGGCATGCGCCTGGGGGCCGACGCCGTCTCGGTCCACGTCAATCTCGGCGACGCCACCGAGGCCCGCATGCTTGACGACATGGGTCGGGTCACCGAGGCGGCCGTGTCCTGGGGCATTCCGGTGCTGGCCATGATGTACGCCCGGGGGCCGAAGATTTCCAACGAGTTCGACGCCGACGTGGTGGCCCACTGCGCCCGGGTGGGCAACGAGCTTGGGGCCGACATCGTCAAAGTGCCCTACACCGGCGACCCGGACAGCTTTGCCAAGGTGGTGGCCGGCTGCTGCGTGCCGGTGGTCATTGCCGGCGGTCCCAAGACCGACACCACCCGCGGCTTCCTGACCATGATCGCCGACAGCGTCATGGCCGGCGGCTCCGGCCTGTCTGTTGGCCGCAACATCTTCCAGGACCCGGACCCGGCCAAACTGCTGGCGGCGGTGACGGCCATTGTGCACGAAGGGAAAAGCGTCGATGCGGCGATGGAGATGCTCGGGCGGGGGGAATAA
- a CDS encoding STAS domain-containing protein, which translates to MELTQRTDGTRLVLGIAGKCSVEHAAALRDALLAALATAPNLALDISAVEEADITFLQLLLSTAITLEQNGGVLTRHGPVSQAALAAARVSGFMQTPQLTNFFSDEGRNG; encoded by the coding sequence ATGGAACTGACCCAACGCACGGACGGCACAAGGCTCGTCCTTGGCATTGCCGGAAAATGCAGTGTGGAACACGCTGCCGCCCTGCGAGACGCCCTGCTGGCAGCACTGGCCACGGCCCCAAACCTGGCCCTTGATATTTCTGCAGTCGAAGAAGCTGACATCACCTTCCTGCAACTGCTGCTGTCCACGGCGATCACCCTGGAACAAAACGGCGGCGTCCTGACCCGCCACGGCCCCGTATCCCAGGCAGCCCTAGCAGCCGCCCGGGTCTCAGGATTCATGCAAACGCCCCAACTCACAAACTTTTTTTCCGATGAGGGACGAAATGGCTAA